Proteins found in one Paenibacillus borealis genomic segment:
- a CDS encoding bile acid:sodium symporter family protein gives MLSAIRRGLISSNVVLEKIMPLLTPTAIVVGVLNEAALLPFTWLVPWIFAFMTLIGSLKSNFRDLLAVLSKPQKLIILLIILHVVMPLIGWLAAMAFFPGDPYTVTGYVLLFAIPTGVVSVVWVSMHGGNIALTLALILIDTLLSPLVVPGTLYLLMGASVQIEIGEMMRGLLYMVVLPSVAGMLLNQFSKGKVTAVCGPPLAPFVKVGLFTVVSINGASIARYLKHPDGKLALIIAVTFVTVVLGYVIGAVVSRRLRWDYKDAVAVQFNSGMRNLSAGAVLAVKYFPPAVALPVISGMLFQQILAACSGMFIRSRAKRLLQAGLEAESLVHPGGPKVTPAEGRISL, from the coding sequence ATGCTTAGTGCAATAAGACGCGGATTAATATCTTCCAATGTTGTGCTTGAGAAAATAATGCCGCTGCTCACACCTACAGCCATTGTGGTTGGTGTGCTTAACGAGGCGGCGCTACTGCCGTTCACCTGGCTGGTGCCGTGGATTTTTGCTTTTATGACGCTGATCGGCAGTCTGAAATCCAATTTCCGTGACTTGCTGGCGGTTCTCTCCAAACCGCAGAAACTGATCATCCTGCTGATTATTCTGCATGTGGTGATGCCGCTGATCGGCTGGCTGGCAGCAATGGCCTTTTTCCCGGGAGATCCGTATACAGTTACAGGGTATGTGCTGCTCTTCGCCATTCCGACCGGTGTGGTCAGTGTGGTCTGGGTATCGATGCATGGCGGGAATATTGCCCTTACACTGGCTCTGATCCTGATTGATACGCTGCTCTCCCCGCTGGTTGTACCGGGGACTCTGTATCTGCTGATGGGGGCGAGCGTACAGATTGAGATCGGTGAAATGATGCGGGGTCTGCTGTACATGGTGGTGCTGCCGTCCGTAGCGGGGATGCTGCTTAATCAGTTCAGCAAAGGCAAGGTTACGGCAGTCTGCGGCCCGCCGCTGGCGCCATTTGTCAAAGTAGGCCTGTTCACCGTGGTTTCGATCAATGGCGCCAGCATTGCCCGGTATCTGAAGCATCCGGACGGCAAGCTGGCCCTGATTATTGCCGTTACCTTCGTTACAGTCGTACTCGGTTATGTCATCGGTGCTGTAGTCTCACGCCGCCTCCGCTGGGATTATAAGGATGCTGTTGCGGTACAGTTCAACTCCGGTATGCGCAATCTGAGTGCGGGGGCGGTACTGGCGGTGAAATACTTCCCGCCAGCCGTCGCTCTGCCGGTCATTTCCGGCATGCTGTTCCAGCAGATTCTGGCCGCCTGCTCCGGCATGTTCATCCGCAGCCGGGCCAAACGTCTGTTGCAGGCCGGACTGGAGGCAGAATCCCTGGTTCATCCAGGAGGGCCAAAGGTCACACCTGCCGAGGGCCGCATTTCATTATAG
- a CDS encoding radical SAM protein, whose amino-acid sequence MSTKYKALELDKPMTYELEGLEVGVTSNCNFRCDYCCAYNRNDGQSINGKEVIRILEELPNLKRVRLSGGEVTLKFQDCVDIVAYCTSRGIQTQLNSNGSLLNEERIGQLVDAGLTTIHISFNFTTAEAFSRYYNIHTSIYHKIRENITMFAKTKVNVVLETLLFNETQDNMREINDHVYSMGVRTHEIQNSIIMGHTGWKAIAAREQLKNAVNELIARKPEDTTLYFTCMDRFMDAMGFEEQPGVYFPHCIEGMKQLHLHGNGDILISELCHPVIIGNIYSGTSLKDLYSNMPTPLEKYLEKRPCPALDALFPQGV is encoded by the coding sequence ATGAGTACGAAATACAAAGCACTGGAACTGGATAAACCGATGACTTATGAGCTGGAGGGGCTGGAAGTCGGAGTCACCTCGAATTGCAATTTCCGCTGCGATTACTGCTGCGCTTATAATAGAAATGATGGACAGAGCATTAACGGCAAGGAGGTTATCCGCATTCTGGAGGAGCTGCCTAATCTGAAGCGTGTGCGCCTCTCGGGCGGTGAGGTGACGCTGAAGTTCCAGGACTGTGTGGACATTGTGGCTTACTGCACCTCCCGCGGGATTCAGACCCAGCTTAATTCGAACGGCAGTCTGCTGAATGAAGAACGGATCGGACAGCTGGTGGATGCCGGCTTGACTACTATACATATTTCCTTCAATTTCACTACCGCCGAAGCCTTCTCGCGTTATTACAATATTCATACGAGCATCTATCACAAAATCAGAGAGAACATCACCATGTTCGCCAAAACAAAGGTGAATGTGGTACTGGAAACGCTGCTGTTCAACGAAACGCAGGACAATATGCGCGAGATCAACGATCATGTGTATTCCATGGGTGTAAGAACGCATGAGATCCAGAACAGCATTATTATGGGGCATACCGGCTGGAAAGCGATCGCCGCCCGTGAACAGCTGAAGAATGCCGTGAACGAGCTGATCGCCCGTAAACCGGAGGATACCACGCTCTACTTCACTTGTATGGACCGGTTCATGGACGCTATGGGCTTCGAGGAACAGCCGGGAGTCTACTTCCCGCACTGTATTGAGGGTATGAAGCAGCTTCACCTGCACGGGAATGGCGATATTCTGATCTCCGAGCTATGCCACCCGGTTATTATCGGCAATATTTACAGTGGCACCTCGCTGAAAGATCTGTACAGCAATATGCCAACACCGCTCGAAAAGTATCTGGAGAAGCGGCCTTGCCCGGCGCTTGATGCGCTTTTCCCGCAAGGGGTATAG
- a CDS encoding methyl-accepting chemotaxis protein codes for MKIRMKLSVMMIVVTLISTALMGVFTYTKSTGTILNLTESSMAQVNTNKAQTIAAMIDKERRSMQLVAGESEIAELLLQAGNGELTTGDALQNEVNVKLQGLVKDAGNLEHMFVVDMKGVAVADSDTKLVGTDFSERNYTKNVFKTGEAVVSETLKSKSTGAYVLAFVHPVKSGGKMIGFVASAVNANSVIKYLADAKVTNAPSSYAYLVDETGNILYHPDETKIGSVVENAAIKAVVERVKAGETVPDGTVQYTYEGAEKKAAFTVLPETHWTLVLTGDLEEIMLPVQKMTNFIILLGVGSLLLTLLIGVTVATRISSPIIKLTQLINRTAELDLKYDNQYEYLTKNKDETGTIAKAMFHTRAVLREMAGSLISISSKVLDNAETLEKLSIDVRENAHDNSATTEQLSAGMEETAASTQEMTAAIHEIENNVRMISGKVKEGSGVSGQITERALALQHDAVTSTENAKQIYGSVRGEMQKAIEQSGAINEINVLADTILSITSQTNLLALNAAIEAARAGEAGRGFAVVAGEIRKLAEKSSETAAGIQGVVKSVYSSVEQMIEHSEAMLTFIDQNVLGDYERLTEVSQQYNSDASTINELMNQFEEAADHLNETVSSIAIAVNEVAATVNEGAIGVQDIAEKTADIVEKTFHEATMADENTQSAKEMQVLVEKFKI; via the coding sequence ATGAAGATTCGTATGAAGCTATCGGTTATGATGATTGTCGTTACACTGATTTCTACAGCATTAATGGGGGTTTTTACGTACACCAAGTCCACTGGCACCATCTTGAATCTGACTGAATCTTCTATGGCGCAAGTAAACACTAACAAAGCGCAGACTATTGCGGCAATGATTGATAAAGAGAGACGCAGCATGCAGCTAGTTGCAGGTGAAAGCGAAATCGCGGAACTGCTGCTTCAGGCCGGAAACGGCGAACTTACTACCGGAGATGCACTGCAGAATGAAGTGAATGTGAAGCTTCAGGGCTTAGTCAAGGATGCAGGCAACCTGGAGCATATGTTTGTAGTTGATATGAAGGGAGTTGCGGTTGCAGACAGTGATACCAAGCTGGTCGGCACCGATTTCAGCGAAAGAAACTACACGAAGAATGTATTCAAGACAGGTGAAGCTGTCGTCAGTGAGACCTTGAAATCTAAATCCACCGGAGCTTATGTATTGGCCTTTGTTCATCCTGTGAAGAGCGGGGGCAAAATGATAGGTTTCGTCGCTTCGGCGGTTAATGCGAACAGTGTTATTAAGTATCTTGCCGATGCGAAGGTGACCAATGCGCCCTCATCTTACGCCTATCTGGTCGACGAAACCGGCAATATCCTCTACCATCCGGATGAAACGAAGATCGGTTCCGTGGTTGAGAATGCAGCGATCAAAGCGGTTGTGGAGCGTGTGAAGGCGGGCGAGACCGTACCGGATGGAACGGTGCAGTACACATATGAAGGCGCGGAGAAAAAAGCGGCGTTCACCGTTCTCCCGGAGACTCACTGGACCCTGGTACTGACCGGAGATCTGGAGGAGATCATGCTGCCTGTACAGAAAATGACGAATTTTATTATTTTACTCGGAGTGGGAAGCCTGCTGCTTACGCTGTTGATTGGGGTTACTGTAGCTACCCGTATCTCCTCACCGATTATCAAGCTTACCCAGCTGATTAACCGCACGGCGGAGCTGGATCTGAAGTATGACAACCAGTATGAATACCTCACCAAAAATAAAGATGAGACAGGCACCATTGCCAAGGCAATGTTCCATACCCGCGCCGTTCTGCGTGAGATGGCCGGAAGCCTGATCTCGATTTCCTCGAAAGTGCTGGATAATGCGGAGACGCTGGAGAAGCTGTCCATCGACGTCAGAGAGAATGCGCATGATAATTCAGCCACTACGGAGCAGCTGTCGGCAGGAATGGAAGAAACGGCGGCATCTACCCAGGAGATGACGGCAGCGATTCATGAGATTGAGAACAATGTCAGAATGATCTCCGGCAAGGTAAAAGAAGGCTCCGGCGTATCCGGGCAAATTACGGAGCGGGCATTGGCGCTTCAGCATGATGCGGTAACTTCCACCGAGAATGCGAAACAGATCTATGGCTCGGTGCGCGGCGAGATGCAGAAGGCTATAGAGCAATCGGGTGCCATCAACGAGATCAATGTGCTGGCGGATACGATTCTCTCCATTACAAGCCAGACGAATCTGCTGGCCCTCAATGCGGCGATTGAAGCTGCACGGGCGGGAGAGGCCGGCCGCGGATTCGCAGTTGTCGCGGGTGAAATCCGCAAGCTGGCCGAGAAGTCGTCGGAGACTGCGGCAGGCATCCAGGGCGTCGTTAAAAGTGTATACAGCTCTGTAGAGCAGATGATCGAGCATTCCGAAGCAATGCTGACGTTCATTGACCAGAATGTGCTGGGTGATTATGAGCGGCTGACAGAGGTCAGCCAGCAGTATAACAGTGATGCTTCAACGATTAACGAGTTGATGAACCAGTTCGAGGAGGCAGCCGATCACCTGAACGAAACGGTGTCCAGCATCGCCATCGCTGTCAATGAAGTAGCGGCTACTGTGAACGAAGGCGCGATCGGTGTGCAGGATATCGCCGAGAAGACGGCGGATATTGTGGAGAAGACCTTCCATGAGGCCACCATGGCTGATGAGAATACGCAGAGCGCCAAGGAGATGCAGGTTCTGGTCGAGAAGTTCAAAATCTAA
- a CDS encoding L-rhamnose/proton symporter RhaT yields MIYGFLLLLLACCFQGSFGLGMKKYQPFSWEAFWTIFSLVGILIIPVVWTWIEVPNFFSYIRQTPADVLWTASFCGFLWGISSIMFGKAIDSIGVSLTYGVNMGISASLGSLIPLFIFGNIPAAWSFTVLLTGTVIMLAGVAVITKAGLLKEKIITASGQGTSSGTNLTKGLIIASAAGLGSAAMNIGFSYASQAADIAVADGTARISANLISWVITLSGGFIANFAYAFILLIRNRTYKDYFAKGAGPAYGKALLTAAVWFLALGVYAKATALLGPLGSVVGWLAFNGLSLIISNAWGLKDGEWKGFAAPKKLLLWGNVILILSWIVVGIANSMA; encoded by the coding sequence ATGATTTACGGATTTTTACTATTGCTGCTGGCCTGCTGCTTCCAAGGCAGCTTCGGGCTGGGGATGAAGAAATACCAGCCGTTCTCCTGGGAAGCGTTCTGGACGATTTTCTCGCTGGTAGGGATATTAATTATTCCGGTTGTCTGGACTTGGATCGAAGTGCCCAACTTCTTCAGCTATATCCGGCAGACGCCTGCTGATGTGCTGTGGACGGCTTCCTTCTGCGGTTTCCTGTGGGGCATCAGCTCGATCATGTTCGGCAAAGCGATTGATTCCATCGGTGTCTCGCTGACCTACGGCGTGAATATGGGGATTTCGGCATCACTCGGTTCGCTGATTCCGCTGTTCATCTTTGGCAATATCCCGGCGGCATGGTCATTTACGGTACTGCTGACCGGCACAGTAATTATGCTGGCCGGCGTTGCTGTAATCACCAAGGCCGGCTTGCTCAAAGAAAAGATTATTACTGCTTCCGGTCAAGGGACAAGCTCCGGCACTAACCTGACCAAGGGCCTAATTATCGCTTCAGCTGCCGGGCTGGGCTCTGCTGCGATGAATATCGGCTTCTCCTATGCGAGCCAGGCTGCGGATATTGCCGTTGCAGATGGAACAGCCAGGATTAGTGCCAATCTTATTTCCTGGGTAATTACGCTGTCCGGCGGCTTCATCGCTAACTTCGCGTATGCCTTTATTCTGTTAATCAGGAACCGCACCTATAAGGATTATTTCGCCAAAGGTGCAGGCCCGGCTTACGGTAAGGCACTGTTAACCGCGGCTGTCTGGTTCCTGGCACTTGGTGTCTACGCCAAGGCAACGGCATTGCTGGGTCCGCTCGGCTCGGTCGTGGGCTGGCTTGCCTTCAACGGATTGTCACTGATCATCAGCAATGCGTGGGGACTTAAGGATGGGGAGTGGAAAGGGTTCGCGGCTCCCAAGAAGCTGCTGCTGTGGGGGAATGTAATATTGATTCTGTCCTGGATTGTGGTGGGGATCGCCAACAGCATGGCGTAG